A stretch of the Equus caballus isolate H_3958 breed thoroughbred chromosome X, TB-T2T, whole genome shotgun sequence genome encodes the following:
- the MPC1L gene encoding mitochondrial pyruvate carrier 1-like protein, with amino-acid sequence MAAVAALWRRARDYMKTKEFREYLMSTHFWGPVANWGLPLAAFKDMNAPPDIISGRMTTALILYSMAFMRFAYRVQPRNLLLMACHGTNVVAQSVQAGRYLSHHYGDGAAAAATTAAITMTVAYDPADDSCR; translated from the coding sequence ATGGCAGCCGTGGCGGCACTGTGGCGGCGGGCGAGGGACTACATGAAGACCAAGGAGTTCCGGGAATACCTGATGAGCACGCACTTCTGGGGTCCAGTGGCCAACTGGGGGTTACCGCTGGCCGCCTTTAAGGACATGAACGCACCGCCGGACATCATCAGCGGCCGCATGACGACAGCGCTCATCTTGTACTCGATGGCCTTCATGCGTTTCGCCTACCGCGTACAGCCTCGAAACTTGCTGCTGATGGCGTGCCACGGCACCAACGTGGTGGCGCAGAGTGTGCAGGCGGGCCGCTACCTAAGTCACCACTACGGCGACGGTGCGGCTGCCGCCGCCACCACCGCCGCCATCACCATGACTGTCGCCTACGACCCTGCTGATGACAGCTGCCGCTAG
- the CXHXorf38 gene encoding uncharacterized protein CXorf38 homolog — translation MVPSELAARLNCAEYKNWVKAGHCLLLLRGCLQGFVGREVLAFHRALLAAAPGLGPQAACRSGSRCSPRARQFQPQCQVCAAWKQEILKHHTNRNGDVYWGNCRPGRWPVDAWEVAKAFMPRGLADKTGPEECDAVALLSLINSCDHFMVDRKKVTEVIKCRNEIMHSSEMKVSSVWLRDFQMKIRNFLNEFTNIPEIVAVYSRIEQLLTSDWAVHIPEEDERDGCNYETGVYLSENQINEIEMELLKEKLQEMYLQAKEQEVLPEEISDRLEVLKEFLKDNEDLRSGLTEDMQKLDSFHLQHQKPHSEEPGAQTPEGKA, via the exons ATGGTGCCGTCCGAGCTGGCCGCGCGCCTCAACTGCGCCGAGTACAAGAACTGGGTGAAGGCGGGCCACTGCCTGCTGCTGCTGCGCGGCTGCCTGCAGGGCTTCGTCGGCCGAGAGGTGCTCGCCTTCCACCGCGCGCTGctcgccgccgcccccggcctGGGCCCCCAAGCCGCCTGCCGCAGCGGCTCGCGGTGCAGCCCGCGCGCCCGCCAG TTTCAGCCTCAGTGTCAGGTGTGCGCAGCGTGGAAACAGGAAATTTTGAAACATCATACCAACAGAAATGGAGACGTCTACTGGGGAAACTGCCGGCCGGGCCGCTGGCCCGTCGACGCCTGGGAGGTAGCCAAG GCCTTCATGCCCCGAGGACTGGCAGACAAAACAGGCCCCGAGGAATGTGATGCAGTTGCTCTTCTAAGTCTCATCAACTCCTGTGATCACTTCATGGTTGATCGGAAGAAAGTCACAGAG GTGATTAAGTGTCGTAATGAGATCATGCACTCTTCAGAGATGAAAGTGTCTTCTGTGTGGCTTCGAGATTTTCAGATGAAAATCCGAAATTTCCTGAATGAATTCACGAATATCCCAGAGATTGTGGCCGTATACTCCAGAATAGAACAG CTGCTGACGTCTGACTGGGCTGTTCACATTCCCGAGGAAGATGAACGAGATGGATGTAACTATGAAACAGGAGTTTACCTGAGTGAGaaccaaataaatgaaatagaaatggaaTTACTAAAGGAAAAACTGCAAGAGATGTATCTACAAGCAAAAGAACAAGAAGTGTTGCCTGAAGAG ATCTCAGATCGACTGGAAGTGCTGAAAGAATTTCTGAAAGACAATGAGGATCTTAGAAGTGGTCTTACGGAAGACATGCAGAAGCTAGACAGCTTCCATCTACAGCATCAAAAACCGCATTCAGAGGAGCCTGGGGCGCAGACACCTGAAGGAAAAGCCTGA